taataatcgcttGCTCAATCCCCTGCTTaagcaaattttgttttctggggtttttttccccgATAATTGTCCGGGAGAGCGTGCCACCCACTGTAAACGTTGCTCACCTCAGTCTAGACCGGCCTTGCTAAAATTCCCGCACACGCGCccgcataaataaataaataaaacaaataataataataataataataatactaataataatattaaataataataataataataaacaaaaatcgtgAGTTTATGTTCCAAGTATatagtttaaattattttaaagtctctatacacggcggttgtgcactgtatataaaattcaaagGTACTTCACACGGCTGTTCATTAGCTGTCATGGGATTCCCTCAGTCGTGATTAATTTAAAATCTTTTGGGTGATACAATAGCGAGGTTTGGAattccaaattaatgtaattgtcatttataatccatattttaaaaaataatgccCACTACATATGTGACTGAGTGCCTTTAAGCAATCATTTTTGTtctgtaatataatattcatCGTGCAAAAAAATAATTAGACGAATGGTAAATTTGAAACGTATTCTTTTGCAACGCATGTTGCAAGACGACAACCTGATCCTTGGTAATTGTATTGTTTGACGTTACGCCATCATGGAATATGTCTCTGGAAAATTAATTTGTTGGCGTGATACTGTGGAGTTTGCTGGGATGTGGGATACTGTATAAATTACATGCTACTAAGGTTTCTTTCCAAGTAATGACACGGTATTAAGGTTTcgaatttcataaaaaaaaaaaaaatactgtatgCCACCTCAACTTATAAAGAAATAGTAATTTAATAAACGAATGCACtacatatactaaaaggcaagttattgtgacacacaaaaaacaaagataattgatagtaagtttttactgccgtgtatgaaacgtaaTAACACGGAAAGAGGTATGGGCACGAGCAATaatccatgaaaagggcgcacctgccatatgcaaatgagccacatcactagagcgggtccagagcgaagttcacagtcagtagcgagtgtgtccaccttgaggactgatacaggcctggcaccgtcgtcaatttgaggccactaaatgctggagaaagttcctgggaatgccattccagatctgaggaaCGATCagccatgtgtcttggcgagggattgtcacgggtggtcggccgctacggggacggtccctgacctggttgttttgttgatatcgttgccatatggtgtttctgtagACGTTGAATTGCCGTGCGATGTCACGCTgtgaggtcccagattcaaacatccctatgactcgccatctctcattttcactgaggcgtggcatgacgaaattgcataaaatagttcactaatggtgtttttctgactgctggacttctgaaggctgcacaaagtggcaatgatttgcgattGAATGtttggccttttatggtgaacactggacatgatttctcccgaatattccatgtttcttgcacaaagcatacagtcgctgcaacaactgcttggttgtatttcttcgagctgtttcatgcacattttctctggtttacattcataaatccattcacaaatttattactccaaacaatccatgtcacaataacttttgccttttagtatatacaattttatcGTAGAccaatataatgaaaataactggctttattaaaatacattttcagtaaaacattaaaataaaacatctaaaatatactttattgtacatgcattttttttaaaaattagtaacattaattagtttattatgtatatttatatagtttatatattgtacacattgatttattaattatcggttattggatgtcaaacatttcgtaattttgacatatacccttatagaggaaacccgctacattttttcatcagtatcAGGGGATCGTTTACAtgccaccatcccacagacatgatagcacattccacggccttttatataccagtcgtagtgcactggttggaacgagggaTAGCCCAttgacccaccgacggggatcgatccaataccgacagtgcatcaagcgatctcttcaccactggactacatcctgccccaatAATTTGccaaatacaaaaatcaatatacGCGTATTTTTTATAGTAGGTATTAGTCAAACTTGTGGCTTACTGTCGTAGTAAGTCACAGTGAAATCAATAAACGCGTATTTTTTATAGTAGGTATTAGTCAAACTTGTGGCTTACTGTCGTAGTAAGTCACAGTAAAATCAATACACGCGTATTTTTTATAGTAGGTATCAGTCAAACTTGTGGCTTACTGTCGTAGTAAGTCACAGTGAAATCAATACACGCGTATTTTTTATAGTAGGTATCAGTCAAACTTGTGGCTTACTGTCGTAGTAAATCACAGTGAAATCAATACACGCGTATTTTGTATAGTAGGTATCAGTCAAACTTGTGGCTTACTGTCGTAGTAAATCACAGTGAAATCAATACACGCGTATTTTGTATAGTAGGTATCAGTCAAACTTGTGGCTTACTGTCGTAGTAAATCACAGTGAAATTTACAGTTGGTATGCGTCATTTGTAAGCTACTAACGTAGATGTAActggcagttagatgatgatttgatgaTTTTCTAAGACAGATACGAACTCTTGTACAAATggatataatatacacatacgcTTTatgaaactcagtgttagaagAAAAACATTCTTGGCCATACGACCTTCATACGAAAATATGCATTCGAAGAAAAACATTCTTGGCCATACgaccttcacacgaaaataTGCATTCGGCAGTTATCGCTTAGCAAAATAAACTGCCAAAATTACTTTGTGGATGTCCGACACCAGTGAATAACACTCAAAACGTCCCGAATAGTTGGTAACCAATGTATTATTGAACTAATTCGCGCTTCTTCGCAACGAAGATTTTAATCGCTGATTTAGCAtttacgactaccgtaaggttgctttgtcgAACatttggcctcagaccacaattaatttcgctatatgtttctatatagccttagtggctataacatttttattaatatcagcaggcccgtgaagttttgtatgtacctttgcctgcatgggggacacataccctgaaaaggacaatccctgttgtccagctctttctcccagcatattggtttaaacagacacgccctctaaaccaggccggagtacacccattttacacaaaaagcactacttttgcatgggccggaattaccacaaacaaatcTTCAAtgtacaaactacatgctatcccctgtcacttcagtcaaacagttgccacttcatagctgtctgtcatgaaataatcacaatcAAACAGCAGAtcacttgcgcggtcaaatttccggattttggacaaccaaatgggaagataactgtaatctgaggccatttAACCTTGGCTAAAGTTCTTTTTGTGGAAcgagggagcgggacgtagctcagtggtacaccGTTCGCCTGacgcgcgatcgatctaggattgattcccgtcggtggacccattgggccatttctcattccagctagtgctccacaactggttaacaaaggccgtagtatgtactatcctgtctgtgggatggtgcatataaaagatcccttgctgctgatcgaaaagagtagcccatgaagtgaggtagcgacagcgggtttcctctctcaatatctctatagtccttaaccatatgtccgacgccatataaccgtaaataaaatatgttgagttcgtcgttaaataaaacatttcttttcttcctttttgtggaacggggccttcAGAACTACAACCAAATGCCACGTTCTTAGATGGGTGGAGTACTATGTCACCCACAAATGCGATCGCTGGATCTATCGCCCATACAGCAAATGGGACGAGGTAGATCGACGTCATCCAAGATGGACAATGCATCCGAGAACGCTCCAAGAATTGCGACAAACACTTCCTCGGATATGGAATACCAATTCACAAATCTGCATGCAACGTGTGAACAGCTCCATGCAATGCAGGTGCATTGCTTGCAACCACATACatgcaggcccgtacgcaggggtgggggtggagtgcGAGGGGTACGtacgaatcccccccccccccatagtctgcccgtggatgtgtaaaacaACCTTCTATTACCAGACCATGGATTTGTCACGCGTGTAGTTCGGAACTTCCAGATCAGTCTGTGCATACAAAACATTGATTAGTGATCAACACTGTTATGTACACTTGAGGCATAATTGTCATTCGATGACTGAATGGCGAACAACATAGGGCCTGGTCAGACTGCAGCAGACATGGGGTAGGGTAATAACCTTTCTTCTACAATTTCTGTATacaatttgacatattttgaggcaaagaaacatttcaaatttacttcccagaatgcagaaAAATGCATCTCCTtcattctagatttaaaaacatttcggaGAGGGgtatgcccccggacccccctagcGACTCCGGCCCGTCGATTACgcactccctccccccccccccccccccccccacccccatataaATGTTTGCGTACCGGCCTGTACATGGCGCCCATACGTGCTACAGAAGTGTCAAACAACATTTTCGGAATGCGCACTTTTATTTGGCtataccgacctcggtggcgtcgtggttaagccatcggacataaggctagtaggtacagggttcgcatcccggtaccggctcctacccagtgcgagttttaacgactcaatgggtagctgtaagaccactacactttcttctctgtcactaaccagtaacaattaacaactaacccaatgtcctggacagacagcccagatagctgaggtgtgtgtccatgatagcgtgcttgaaccttaattggttatatgcacgaaaataagttgaaatgaaaaatatttggcTATTTTCCGTAATTTTCTCCGAGTTTTCTCACGTGTTTCAGTATAACGCCATGGCAGATATCTCACGTATTATAAACAACTGTTCTTTATTTGATTAAACAGTATTTACTTCTGTATAAACGATTTTCGTAAGTCGCAGAAACGTTATAAGCATCACATGATaccatggaatgaatgaatgaatgaatgaatgaatgatgaatgtttaacgacaccacaggaTGAAAATTACATCGAATTTTGGCACGATATCACGGGACAAAGTGTCTGGCTGTCACACTACTTACTCTCTAGACCGTTGTCTTCACGAATTACGTTATTGTACACaaactaatattaaaatacattaattaaatattaaaataaacggACTATACAAACATTTACTCCCCGATGCACTACCATTTCTGATCGCCTAACTGAGTCGACTGACAACGGAATACCACGAACATGAAATGTTTCAAATCGTGGCTTCCTGACACTGGTGTAGCCGAGAGGATGGGGGAAGCAACCCATACACGGTGtgggtacccccccccccccctcccatatGCGTGtctcccaatataaaatcctggcttcgctaatggttttttttattcattaccaCAAACTAAGTTATCGATATGTTGAACCATAGCTCCTTGCCTTTCTTTGGTTTGCGCAAAAAGTCTATTATGTCTAAGGTATCTCACCATTGCTTTTGCATCGGCGAGCATAAAAACATTAACAGGGCCGTAGAtaggatttttgttgttggggtggggggtgggggcaactgagtagttaatagtctaaaactcctttaaaggttaagaagagaattttctttaaatttctataatgttttccggatttccccccccccccaccccccgcccgctagctacggccctgattaaCATATGTAGCAATTAAAGCGGGAAACCAATGTTTGCTTCTCTTCCTTAGGCATAAAAGAAGAGTAGCCCCTGGGATGTCattctattattaaaacaatgttgcACATCTAGAATTTGAAATATTAACACGAAAAGGGATGCATCTCTGTTTACACACTACATGATGTGGCATTCAGTTCTAGATGCAGGAATCAACCCTGCTTTACATCTTTCAACATTGCACACTAGTAATCTAACGGTCATATCAGTTCCGAGACTAACAAAGTGTAATAAAGAATAGGGGAGCTTTATTCCACTCACTGGCCGAAATAGTAGTATGATTGGCTGAAATACTGGAATAATTTGCTGAAATACTGGTATGATtgacaaccaaaatatgttgcgggcaaccattctttgtcTCAAACAGTTGCCCCGacgggcaaccaagaaaatcataaaacaagtaaaatgaaaaacaaaacttcccaacactcggacagtcacgggcaattcaaaagtatcgAAACTGGTAACTTGACTGACGggcaatataaatatccaccctaacgctgccatccactcagcgtccaccgtgcatgattttgacgagttcaatgcagacagatacctttcagaatggtggctattagcaaagggcacaagacatgtgaaaggccacaaactacaccaacaagcatccagttctgagctaaaaattcggctaagccattttctatcttccgatgtgaacaatcggacacctaacatataataataataccaaatattaacaggGATCACGCGACTGGTAACGAGAAGCGGTGTCATCAATAATTCAGCAtaacaatgtttgcttattttaataatcacagttattaattttaacggcaacatgtatgcaagaaaagtctgaaaaatctatagcgtgttattttaactaTGTAAAGTCTTTGAGCCAAAGTAATTAAAACGGACCGAAATTGCGtgtcagtttcaatacacatgctagttcagggccaaTGACAAGTAGGCTAGGGCCGAGTACAGGTAGaccgagcaaaacaaaaacgtccgctaaactggtttatgcgcttcacgttaagcccaatgtccacgtcgggaaccaatcgcatagttcgcgaacgtttggaaaacgttcgttggctgttcTCAGTATGCATATAGGTCACGCTTGACAGTCAGCCGAGACTTGCACGTGTCAAAAGACAttgttgcagacattaaacaatacgattacacgcaagtaaatcttgatgtaaatttgtgagaaaaacccccaccaaaaataGTCGTTcgcattaaagccgcacaccctagttccatccagcgaaaataaattataatttggttaatctacaaacctgtaacacacttagaccacgtttttatcaaatggagtgaaaaagaaggttttatatcgataaataccatgggaatccccatgtcccaattgcttgaaataattttgaaagttagtattctgatgtcaccggtagatgtcgctcgaagcacaacaatgcctacgtcacgacaaatttcacagacttggggtgcgttcgtttcacctctcctggacatgttccaactgttctgtcctggttgtatcccctctccagatatcgtaagacttagaaaaattattggttttaagggtttgtaacgtttgtattgagacacttacttgtctgaactttattgttactgaaaatgttcacgaactgtgaagaaaaatctcacaaatgaacaacaacaaatcggatgttgattgcgcgaaccgtgcacgagaaaacaaaccgaaccaaaatgataacggtcacgtgatataccaacgtctgtgacattgaaatgaaaatatcccctctaaaaatagattggacctcgcttgtttaacggttttttctcgacagaacgtcttgtgaaaaaatgcaaaaaatgcatttcgtggttttacaaacatcaggattaccaaaaagcacttcaggtgaatggaaatgcgtattctaaataataaaatgtaagtaaagtgcaattttatttgtgaaaaatggggtttaatagcgaaaaacaacgccgtaatggttaacaaatagccgtaactagggtgtgtccatttaatgaatacttaattgctgtttcgtttgtttatttccgttgtctttgttaatttcgcactcatgcatttcgcgatcgcgggaaaggaacatgcagtatttatacaaattgcggttaaacgtacactgaatacaattagtttacaataatcatgatatttgttagataaaatattatataaatttgttgactgtgaggtgacatctcaaaagttagctagattttaaaaagaccgtaaaatttaaattcattatctttttaatcaaaaccttttcacgtaaatggatagttgtcataacgtgaagtcagcattcttaggctacgtattttacaagctgaaatcaacaacaagcatttaacacgcggaaatcaacaaaatagcgcaaattacgaaattgttggggtgtggaatagatgggttattttaaaatacaattaaaagcagttgaaaccaaaataaagattgctattttacagaaataatgagcactgtttaaaaaacaagaagagtATTGCCTCtcagatttttattaatgccataGGCCTTAAAATTCTGGGTGTGTTTGCAGATGGCATTGGCTTACAACTGCATATCTCCCCTCacccactgaaaaatcaaagtaatatattaactgcttCTACCCCtattgctgtctttgattttgatcggggataattttgttatcctgatgtattccagtttgtacataattagctgaaaaagatacaagtttcatattcatatataaatactctatacagtactacacaaaacaattttggctaaaatattttcattatggcaaataaaaatcccatttggcaaTTGTTTTGGCAACAGGTATTTTTAATCTTGGATGAGCCCTGAGTTTATCAAGTATTATGACCGACAGCCCAAgcgagatcgaaccacctctgtggatccattcagctgattgggttgtttctcgttccaaccagtgcacaacaaccggacaaaggctgtggtatgtgccttcctgtctgtgggaaagtgcatataaaagattccttgctgcattaggaaaaatgtagcaggtttcctctgatgactgcgagtcagaattattaaatgtttgacatccaatagccgatgattaattaatcagtgtgctccagtggtgtcgttaaataaaacaaaacaaaatttcagcctaagcgaagatgagctgtagataaataatgttaaacaagaaataaaactaaactgataagtaatgataataataaaaacatttcagtttcattttaaagacagttcaaaattatatccataaaacgttttatgaaacatgtgggcaaccaagagatgatgtcgggcaaccaaacttcagctactggttgcccaccgggcaactatcacaatttcacatttgttCACCCCTGGATCATTGGCTGAAATAGTGGTAAGATTGGCTGAAGTAGTGGTATGATTGGCTGAAGTAGTGGTATGATTGGCTGAAGTAGTAGTGGCggaaatatatgttaaaaaggTCTACGGTTAGCATATTTCCCCCGAATTTCTCTGtaatttttgctcgaatttgatATTTGCTCCATCACTACGGGAACAGTTGCCCTCCCGGAGCCCCTGTTTCATAAGCTTATGGAAATAAGTGTATGATCTTTTAAGCGAATTGTTCTGTcgatgttttataattttaagtgtgtgtgagagagaaatagagaaagaaagagaaacagAGTGAGACTGAGgttaggagagagagagagagagagagagagagagagagagagagagagagagagagagagagagagagagagagagagagagagagagagtatgtatgtatgtagcttatgtatgtacatacatgtatgtatgcaaggCTCACCTTGTCCATTGTCAAGTTAGCCAATTGTTACTCTGACTAAAAAATTAACCACATACTAATACTTTTCAACAAATATTGGCAGtccctgtgtatgtgtgtgtgtgtgtgtgtgtgtgtgtgtgcgcgcgcgcgcgcgtgtgtgtacaCGTATGTAAATATGTACGCATATATCTAAACTCTTATTTCAAATAAGATAACAAgaagaatataattattatttaatagatTTAGTGTATTTTACATAATCACCTAAGTTTCATTTTATATGGTATATGTCAATGTTTTATGCAAATTCTGCAATTACAGCATATTTCTTAGTGCGTCCCACCTTTTGTGATCTCAAAATgacctttaaaaatgaaataatttttttctgCGGTTTATTTTAGGGTAGGCTTATACAAAGGGTGATAACATACTAAAAACTACAACCATTCCAATGCtatcacatatttttttaactctAGGGGTATATATACAATGTCAAAATCACTATGAGCCTTATTGCCCTCATATGATATCGGTGGCTCATAGCCTAAGAGAGAGtcatagagacagagagatgcACTAATTTTATGCATGgcgaaattaaaattttatttttattaatatgtattttattacacgttatttattttattttattttgcaggAACACGTTGTCTTGACACGACGGAACTAATTGCTGTTGACCCCGTGGTCCTATTGGTAATAGCCGGCATGCTGAGCTTCCTTGCCTTGCTTTCTCTCATTGGCAACGTCATCACCGTCCTCGTCATCTACCGAGTGGCTGTGCTTCACAAGCCGGTGTTCGTGTTTACGGCCAACATCGCCTGTGCCGACATCCTGATGACCCTGTTGAACGTTTTCTACACGATCGCCTGCCTGGTCCTGCGACCGAGCACGTTCGTGTTTAGCCCCGTACTCTGCACGGTGCAGACACACGTGTCGTACATTACGAGCACCACGGTGGTGTGCTTCCTCGCCGTGACCGCGGTGTACCGCATGGCCCAGGTCTGCTGTCACTCGACGTTCGAGCGGATCAACAGCGTCAAGTGGATGGTCCTCATGTCCGTTCTGGCCTGGGGCGTACCCGCCATCCTGAGCGGCTTGTTCAGCGGCAAGGCCAGGTACTACCCGTTCCGCTATGGCTGCTACTTCTCGATCAACCCTCTGCTATTCATTCTGGCGGGAGTCATGTATGTTCCCATGTCCACGCTCTTCGTCGTGTCTTACGTCAAGGTGATGATTTTCGTCCGGAAGTCCCGGAGGCAAATCCAGGTCAGTGTGGATGAACAAGCAACCATTGACCGAGAACTATCGGTGTACAGACCCGTACTCGTCATCTTCTTCATTTTCATGGCCATGTTCATCATTCCGGGCATCTTCTACCAGATGGCGCTAAGTTACGGCCAACCGTACAAGCCAGCCTTGGATCTGGCGGGAAGTTTGGTGACGAGGATGCGTCCTGTATTTAACTTGATGGCTGTTATCGTGACCAGCACTAACTTTCGCAACGCCCTCTGGAACAACTTCCGGTTTCGATGTATTACATAACGGCGATCTGTGAGTGCCTTATTGTGTTCAGTCAGTCCTCGGTTCAGCCATCGGCCTTAAGGCTGGCAGGTCTAGCCCAGAGTGAGTTATCGAATGGCTAGGTGACGTCTTcttcactaacccactgccctggtcACAGTCCACATAGCTCAAGCTGTGTTTTCAGGATAGCATGCCAGAAactgaattggatataaggtCGGCAATAAACTGAAATGTTAAACAATGTGGCTTACTGGAGAAGAAACCATCTGCTATCACATAATATACTCCTTCCAGTTAGGAGCAAGagctattttatgtgcacttttatCTGtctagggtgtgtgtgtgtgtgtgtgtgtgtgtgtgtgtgtgtgtgtgtgtgtgtgtgtgtgtgtgtgtgggcgcgCGCTCGTACTACCTATTGTATTTGAGGCAAGCGCCCTACCAATGTGCTTCATCCCTCTCCAAACtgtgtgatgtcaaacattttaattagcTAGATCCCGCCACTGAGAAGTATTGTATGACGTTTCATATATAGAACATAATAAACGAGTTagcagttattatcaaatttatgtcccgagtgaaataatttccacttgtcatgagctttagctTTAGCTCGTAACATgtggaaattatttcactcgggacatacgtttgataataactggtaactcgtttattatcctctatatatgaaAGGTCATACAATACTTCCCAGTGGGGATCTagctaattaaaatgtatataactgAGATGACTGGAAATTTGCATTCCAGGCATGTGTGTGGCAATCATAATTAATGCTTTAATTACCATGTTTGTCGTACGTCTTCAAATTGTtgcaaaatgtgttttttagGATTACTTTCGGGGTGTCATTTGTGCTTGtgcgtgttttattttattttgttgttatttcatttaaatttcACGTATTAGGTTCTGGTAATACGAGCTTATTTACCATACAATGTTCTATATCTGTCATGGGACAAATGTTTGAACAACCGCTGCATAAAGAAGCAACCTTACTCAATGTAACGAGGAGAATGAAAATGAAGAGGTTGAATACATGACATGTATATCATGAAAACATGATACTGTGTTAGGTCATTTGTCCTTGATCATTTGGGTAGTGTACTTGTACATTAAAAGTGATAAAGTATCAGCAATCATTTTGTCGTTATTGTAATGCTGTGAATATATGGCATACTAGTACCTTCAATTGCCGCGTTATCATTGTTATGGTGATCACTGTTGTCGTCGCACTATTACACAGTCTTTGACATAAAATTTCTTTGTCGAAAAATGCAATGTTAAAGTGTATGTAAATTACATAGAGAGAGAAAatggaaatgataaaaatagaaacatcaGTCACTTGTGATTTGCGCGCTTATGtccatttattatttagaaatacaaatacatacatctATCAAAAAAGCGTAGTTACGTTTGGTGTCCTCGGATTGTTCCAATTGGTCAAATGTTGGGACTCAGTTCTTggattaattattttatgttatattatttatgttttattattattttatttattatgaatacCCTTTGAATTCgtagtattaatatttgtactgtgATAGAGTATCAGCTCGTCGTTACCTTTTGACAGCACACTCCGACAAACGTGTAATGGGGCAATTAACTAGTGCCGGGAAGTAAGTATTCATAATTGGTAAATACCTAGTTATCTCACTACGTGGAATtcattttatatcatttatacAAGTTGATCTACTTCCGGTGACATTGTCACGAAGTCGAGCCCTCCATTTGCTCACTGGACTGGTTTACACGCCTAACGTTGAATGACcaataaagttttgtttctgcaagctctctctctctctctctctctctctctctctctctctctctctctctctctctctctctgtaaatCATTGCACTACTAAAGTAGTTTGTTCTTTTGTGGTAGCGATTTCAAAAGCTAGGATTAAGGAGCAGTCTGCTTGTATGTTACAATTAGGGTCGAACCTAGCTGGGGACAGTGGCTGAGAGTGGTGGGGGTAAGGATAAAGACGAAAAGGAGTCTAGCTCCCCCTCCCATGTTGTGCTAGGTACGAGCCTACAGTAAAACAGTATAACTTTATCGGTGCCGTCAAtcttaaaaacccccaaaaaaccaaaagccaacaaaaaaacagcaacaacaaagaacacaattaacaaacaaaacgatTTTAATACTTGGATGCATATAAATATAGGTTTTAGATATATAATTtgtgtttgaaaataaatacactttcaCACGTAATAGTATGTTCCATGTAAGTAGCTCGTT
This DNA window, taken from Gigantopelta aegis isolate Gae_Host chromosome 4, Gae_host_genome, whole genome shotgun sequence, encodes the following:
- the LOC121370207 gene encoding alpha-1B adrenergic receptor-like codes for the protein MADSPANSTGTRCLDTTELIAVDPVVLLVIAGMLSFLALLSLIGNVITVLVIYRVAVLHKPVFVFTANIACADILMTLLNVFYTIACLVLRPSTFVFSPVLCTVQTHVSYITSTTVVCFLAVTAVYRMAQVCCHSTFERINSVKWMVLMSVLAWGVPAILSGLFSGKARYYPFRYGCYFSINPLLFILAGVMYVPMSTLFVVSYVKVMIFVRKSRRQIQVSVDEQATIDRELSVYRPVLVIFFIFMAMFIIPGIFYQMALSYGQPYKPALDLAGSLVTRMRPVFNLMAVIVTSTNFRNALWNNFRFRCIT